From a single Pyxidicoccus xibeiensis genomic region:
- a CDS encoding ABC transporter permease, with translation MRLPPGFKRLLKLAVRPRAVEQDVDDELRFHLELRAEKLQREGLSPAEARETAQREFGDVERVRAECVRLGHERAAEMKRSLFLDALAQDLRYALRTLRKAPAFALVAILTLALGIGSTTALFSVVRGVLLKPLPFPAPERVMRLWQASPALSSPRVSLSQNDLDDWKARQQSFSDIGAWWHVENMSGVDLSGLGDPEELSATYVTDGFFSTLGMAPQLGRAMLSEEHQAGHDAVVVVSHEAWTRRFGADPSLVGRTLTLDGEPHTVVGVMPPSFTFPSEKMDVWLPLSRINERSIPRTRFNRFLNAVGRLKPGVTVEAARLELGGIARQLAEAYPESNAQYGAITVLPLHEAITGDVRTALLVVLGAVGFLLLIACANVANLQLARATLRDRELAVRAALGAGPGRLVRQLLTESLVLAGLGGGLGVALAVWGTEALVGLSLKQLPRLREVQVDGEVLAFAAAATVLTGLLFGLLPALRASTTQLEAVLKAGGRGTVGGRGARLRGLLVVAEVAIAVVLATGAGLATRSLASMLSEDPGFRAEGAAVVSFSVPPPKRERLREYLAEVLEQVRALPGVESAAMVKTLPLENVGEDLGFSRPDHPEDEANPPHMSMMHVSTDYFRTLGIPLLGGRVHEPTDTQDTPLVLVVNQTFARRFFPGEDVVGKSIKLGTTELTIVGMVGDVRQAGLAEPVPPLAYLHLQQSPRGAMNLVVRGQGALLPLAASARQAIWSVDPSQTISRITTLEQVTAEAVTRPRLLAMMLGLFAVLGLALAAVGIYGVLAYTVSQRQRELGVRLALGAQPADVLRLVLKSGMALAGAGVAMGAVGALGLSRVMGSILYGVAPHDPLTFGAVTALLLAVALLACLIPARRAMRVDPAVTLRGE, from the coding sequence ATGCGACTGCCTCCTGGCTTCAAGCGCCTGCTCAAGCTCGCCGTGCGCCCGCGCGCGGTGGAGCAGGACGTGGATGACGAGCTGCGGTTCCACCTCGAGCTGCGCGCGGAGAAGCTCCAGCGCGAGGGCCTGTCCCCCGCCGAGGCGCGAGAGACAGCGCAGCGCGAGTTCGGCGACGTGGAGCGCGTGCGCGCCGAGTGCGTGCGCCTGGGCCATGAAAGGGCGGCGGAGATGAAGCGAAGCCTGTTCCTCGACGCGCTGGCGCAGGACCTCCGGTACGCCCTGCGCACGCTGCGCAAGGCACCCGCCTTCGCCCTGGTGGCCATCCTCACGCTGGCGCTGGGCATCGGCTCCACCACCGCCCTCTTCAGCGTGGTGCGCGGCGTGCTGCTCAAGCCGCTCCCCTTCCCCGCCCCGGAGCGCGTGATGCGGTTGTGGCAGGCGAGCCCCGCGCTGAGCTCGCCCCGCGTCTCCCTCTCCCAGAATGACCTGGACGACTGGAAGGCCCGGCAGCAGTCGTTCTCGGACATCGGCGCGTGGTGGCACGTCGAGAACATGTCGGGCGTGGACCTGAGCGGCCTCGGGGATCCGGAGGAGCTGTCGGCCACCTACGTGACGGACGGCTTCTTCTCGACGCTCGGGATGGCGCCGCAGCTCGGCCGCGCCATGCTGTCGGAGGAGCACCAGGCCGGCCACGATGCCGTGGTGGTGGTGAGCCACGAGGCGTGGACGCGGAGGTTCGGCGCGGACCCGTCACTGGTGGGACGCACCCTCACGCTGGACGGCGAGCCCCACACGGTGGTGGGCGTCATGCCGCCCTCCTTCACCTTCCCCTCCGAGAAGATGGACGTGTGGCTGCCGCTGTCGCGCATCAACGAGCGCAGCATCCCGCGCACCCGCTTCAATCGCTTCCTCAACGCGGTGGGCCGCCTGAAGCCCGGCGTCACGGTGGAGGCGGCGCGGCTGGAGCTGGGCGGAATCGCCCGGCAGCTCGCCGAGGCCTACCCGGAGAGCAACGCCCAGTACGGCGCCATCACCGTCCTGCCCCTGCACGAGGCCATCACCGGCGACGTGCGCACGGCCCTGCTCGTGGTGCTGGGCGCAGTGGGCTTCCTGCTGCTCATCGCCTGCGCCAACGTCGCCAACCTGCAGCTCGCCCGGGCCACCCTGCGGGACAGGGAGCTGGCGGTGCGCGCGGCGCTGGGCGCGGGACCGGGACGGCTGGTGCGCCAGCTGCTCACCGAGAGCCTGGTGCTCGCGGGCCTCGGCGGGGGGCTCGGCGTGGCGCTGGCGGTCTGGGGCACGGAGGCGCTGGTGGGCCTGTCCCTGAAGCAGCTCCCCCGGCTGCGCGAGGTGCAGGTGGACGGCGAGGTGCTGGCCTTCGCGGCGGCGGCCACGGTGCTCACGGGGCTGCTCTTCGGGCTGCTCCCCGCCCTACGCGCGAGCACCACGCAGTTGGAGGCCGTGCTCAAGGCGGGCGGGCGCGGCACGGTGGGCGGTCGAGGGGCGCGGCTGCGCGGCCTGCTGGTCGTCGCCGAGGTGGCCATCGCGGTGGTGCTGGCCACGGGCGCGGGCCTGGCCACGCGCAGCCTCGCGAGCATGCTGTCGGAAGACCCGGGCTTCCGCGCGGAGGGCGCCGCGGTGGTGAGCTTCTCCGTCCCGCCCCCGAAGCGGGAGCGGCTCCGGGAGTACCTGGCCGAGGTGCTGGAGCAGGTCCGCGCCCTGCCGGGCGTCGAGTCCGCGGCCATGGTGAAGACCCTGCCGCTGGAGAACGTGGGCGAGGACCTGGGCTTCAGTCGTCCGGACCATCCCGAGGACGAGGCCAACCCGCCGCACATGTCGATGATGCACGTGAGCACCGATTACTTCCGCACGTTGGGCATTCCGCTGCTGGGCGGCCGGGTCCACGAGCCCACGGACACGCAGGACACGCCCCTGGTGCTGGTGGTGAACCAGACCTTCGCCCGGCGCTTCTTCCCGGGCGAGGACGTGGTGGGGAAGAGCATCAAGCTTGGAACCACGGAGCTCACCATCGTCGGCATGGTGGGTGACGTGCGGCAGGCCGGGCTGGCCGAGCCGGTGCCGCCGCTGGCCTACCTGCACCTCCAGCAGTCTCCCCGGGGTGCCATGAACCTGGTGGTGCGTGGCCAGGGTGCGCTGCTACCCCTGGCCGCCTCCGCGCGGCAGGCCATCTGGTCCGTGGACCCCAGCCAGACCATCAGCCGCATCACCACGCTGGAGCAGGTGACGGCGGAGGCGGTGACGCGTCCCCGGCTGCTGGCCATGATGCTGGGCCTGTTCGCGGTGCTCGGGCTGGCCCTGGCGGCGGTGGGCATCTACGGCGTGCTGGCGTACACGGTGAGCCAGCGGCAGCGGGAGCTGGGTGTGAGGCTGGCGCTCGGGGCGCAGCCGGCGGACGTGCTGCGCCTGGTGCTCAAGAGCGGCATGGCCCTGGCCGGCGCTGGCGTCGCGATGGGCGCGGTCGGAGCGCTCGGGCTGTCACGGGTCATGGGCAGCATCCTCTACGGCGTGGCACCGCATGACCCGCTGACGTTCGGCGCGGTGACGGCGCTGCTGCTCGCCGTGGCGCTGCTCGCATGCCTCATCCCCGCGCGCCGGGCCATGCGGGTGGACCCGGCGGTGACGCTGCGCGGAGAGTGA
- a CDS encoding PadR family transcriptional regulator produces the protein MADTSLELVQGTLDVLILKSLSWGALHGYAVAEAIGERSGQVLKVEEGALYPALHRLEKRGLLEAEWGLSENNRRAKFYKLTSAGRAHLRAEAQTWTRYAAAVSRILEAA, from the coding sequence ATGGCGGACACGTCGCTGGAGCTGGTGCAGGGCACGCTGGACGTGCTCATCCTGAAGAGCCTGTCGTGGGGCGCGCTGCACGGCTACGCGGTGGCGGAGGCCATCGGCGAGCGCAGCGGCCAGGTGCTCAAGGTGGAGGAAGGCGCGCTCTACCCGGCACTCCACCGGCTGGAGAAGCGCGGCCTGCTGGAGGCGGAGTGGGGCCTGTCGGAGAACAACCGGCGGGCAAAGTTCTACAAGCTCACCTCCGCCGGCCGCGCCCACCTGCGCGCCGAGGCCCAGACGTGGACGCGCTACGCGGCCGCCGTCTCGCGCATCCTCGAGGCCGCCTGA
- a CDS encoding polyamine aminopropyltransferase: protein MSTSPAPLTRAPLAAALVASALLAQEILIARLLSVTTWYSLGYLALTLGLLGMSAGALAVHLWPRGFSPERLSSSVTAALALASLLICVVTAALVHVPIVLDLTRLSETLVSLLRLSVGIALPFAAEGAALAALLTRAQRPGLVYGADLAGSAAGALLAAPALAYLGAPRALAATALLPLLAMLALASSRRGRLQAGVMALLVLPLVLSPGALALRHSKVPPPDSGPAAAEGWNSISHVRASRFHRVPPIYWAALQDAPAAPVPQAFLVIDGEAGTASPAFTQLRPELDYLRFDLTSAAHWLRPTGDVLVIGVGGGRDVATALLYDHPSVVGVEVNPLILDMVRGPLGKYSPLATQPGVELHAEDGRSWLARSPGRFEVIMASLVDTWASTGMGAMTLTENSLYTREAWRLFLEKLQPEGLVSFSRWYDPERPLEVARLVSLAASALRDRGVEDPSRHMLLVARESLANLLVSPSPLRPEDLAVMRERARSGGLSLLLAPGEPPASEWLAAVALAKDDAKVEALSREAGIDLTASTDDRPYFFLQVPLSAWLSPGRIQSLLGEGGGGMLRGNVVAVGAVALAFITAAILAALWILPPLWRRKGTLAPLSPAGRWMVPAWFAALGAGFMLFEIATAQRLHLLLGDPTWALALTLAPLTLAAGLGATLSERLDPTSGKTLRLLPGLAALVIGLWALVPPAAISAVLARPFLERALVCVLVAGLPGIVLGFLFPLGLRRVLALAPEAAAWCWGVNGVMSVVGSGAAVFLSVSSGIRVTLVCAAAVYGLLAVAAPVMARLVPPSVPREQP, encoded by the coding sequence ATGAGCACTTCGCCCGCTCCCCTCACGCGTGCCCCCCTCGCCGCGGCCCTCGTTGCATCCGCACTGCTGGCGCAGGAGATCCTCATCGCGCGGCTGCTGTCGGTGACGACGTGGTACTCGCTGGGCTACCTGGCGCTGACGCTGGGGCTGCTGGGGATGAGCGCGGGCGCGCTGGCCGTGCACCTGTGGCCGCGAGGCTTCTCGCCAGAGCGGCTGTCTTCCTCCGTCACCGCGGCGCTGGCCCTGGCCTCGCTGCTGATCTGTGTCGTGACGGCGGCGCTCGTCCATGTGCCCATCGTGCTGGACCTGACGCGCCTGTCCGAGACGCTCGTCAGTCTGCTGCGCCTCTCGGTCGGCATCGCGCTGCCCTTTGCGGCGGAGGGCGCGGCGCTGGCGGCGCTGCTCACCCGCGCGCAGCGGCCCGGGCTCGTCTATGGCGCGGACCTCGCGGGCTCCGCCGCCGGTGCGCTGCTGGCCGCGCCGGCCCTGGCGTACCTCGGTGCCCCGCGCGCGCTCGCAGCCACGGCCCTGCTTCCCCTGCTGGCCATGCTCGCGCTGGCAAGCTCCCGCAGGGGCAGGCTCCAGGCCGGGGTGATGGCGCTGCTGGTCCTCCCGCTCGTGCTCTCTCCGGGGGCGCTGGCGCTGCGCCACTCCAAGGTGCCGCCGCCCGACTCCGGCCCGGCCGCCGCCGAGGGGTGGAACTCCATCTCCCACGTCCGGGCCAGCCGCTTCCACCGCGTCCCGCCCATCTACTGGGCCGCGCTCCAGGACGCGCCCGCCGCGCCCGTGCCCCAGGCGTTCCTGGTCATCGACGGCGAGGCGGGCACCGCGAGCCCCGCCTTCACGCAGCTTCGTCCCGAGCTGGACTACCTGCGCTTCGACCTCACCAGCGCGGCGCACTGGCTGCGTCCCACGGGCGACGTGCTGGTCATCGGCGTTGGCGGAGGGCGCGACGTCGCCACCGCGCTGCTCTACGACCACCCGTCCGTCGTCGGCGTGGAGGTCAACCCGCTCATCCTGGACATGGTGCGCGGCCCGCTGGGGAAGTACTCACCGCTGGCCACACAGCCTGGCGTGGAGCTGCACGCGGAGGACGGGCGCTCGTGGCTGGCCCGGAGCCCGGGGCGCTTCGAGGTCATCATGGCCTCGCTCGTCGACACGTGGGCGTCGACGGGCATGGGCGCGATGACGCTGACGGAGAACTCGCTCTACACGCGCGAGGCGTGGCGGCTCTTCCTGGAGAAGCTCCAGCCGGAGGGCCTGGTCAGCTTCTCGCGCTGGTACGACCCCGAGCGCCCGCTGGAGGTGGCCCGCCTGGTGTCCCTGGCCGCGTCGGCGCTGAGGGACCGGGGCGTGGAGGACCCGTCGCGCCACATGCTGCTCGTGGCGCGCGAGTCGCTGGCCAACCTGCTCGTCAGTCCCTCGCCGCTGCGGCCCGAGGACCTCGCGGTGATGCGCGAGCGTGCGCGCTCGGGAGGCCTGAGCCTGCTGCTGGCGCCCGGCGAGCCTCCCGCTTCGGAATGGCTGGCGGCCGTGGCCCTGGCGAAGGACGACGCGAAGGTGGAGGCGCTGTCCCGGGAGGCGGGCATCGACCTGACGGCGTCCACGGACGACCGGCCCTACTTCTTCCTCCAGGTTCCGCTGTCCGCATGGCTGTCTCCGGGACGCATCCAGTCGCTGCTGGGAGAGGGCGGCGGAGGCATGCTGCGTGGCAACGTGGTCGCGGTGGGCGCGGTGGCGCTCGCGTTCATCACGGCGGCGATACTGGCGGCGCTCTGGATTCTCCCACCGCTGTGGCGGCGCAAGGGCACGCTGGCGCCGCTGTCGCCCGCGGGCCGGTGGATGGTGCCCGCGTGGTTCGCGGCGCTGGGCGCGGGGTTCATGCTCTTCGAGATTGCCACCGCGCAGCGGCTGCACCTGTTGCTCGGGGACCCCACCTGGGCGCTGGCGCTGACGCTCGCACCGCTCACGCTGGCGGCGGGGCTGGGCGCCACGTTGTCCGAGCGCCTGGACCCCACGTCGGGAAAGACCTTGCGGCTGCTGCCGGGGCTGGCCGCGCTGGTCATCGGCCTTTGGGCGCTGGTGCCTCCCGCGGCCATCTCCGCGGTGCTGGCCCGTCCGTTCCTGGAGCGCGCCCTGGTGTGCGTGCTGGTGGCGGGCCTGCCGGGCATCGTGCTCGGGTTCCTCTTCCCGCTGGGGCTGCGTCGGGTGCTGGCGCTGGCTCCTGAAGCTGCCGCGTGGTGCTGGGGCGTCAACGGCGTGATGTCCGTCGTGGGCTCGGGGGCCGCGGTCTTCCTCTCGGTGTCCTCGGGCATCCGCGTGACGCTGGTGTGCGCGGCGGCCGTGTACGGACTGCTGGCCGTGGCGGCGCCGGTGATGGCCCGCCTCGTGCCCCCATCGGTCCCTCGCGAGCAGCCATGA
- a CDS encoding mannosyltransferase family protein, with amino-acid sequence MNRLRWAAFPLAVFVFTRVALLAFTSVSLRVDPRLHFEGPALLDVPSLGGLCRWDCLYYANIALHGYRELFWTNFFPLFPLLGKGLALLTGLSMPHALVVVANLAGLGALVAVYRVFLELDGEEVARSALLLFAAFPFAFFQAAGYPESLMVLTSAGAMLLALRGRHVAAGAVLGLGVLARHLTIVAGLSLLAAQVRERGAAPRRFLSSLAVLGLALPFVFVGLYMLYLGQTRGEPLAWWTHREEGWGKFAWAGLGDLGRGGALPLEVHLYVLFSLVPGVGAVLLLRQARWRVLAPFALGLMLTIWTVGLAGLGRYAASCWPAFLPLGAWAARRPGVLMPAVLAGALLQGLFLYLYAHWYNIN; translated from the coding sequence ATGAACCGACTGCGCTGGGCCGCCTTCCCCCTGGCGGTGTTCGTCTTCACGCGCGTGGCGCTGCTCGCGTTCACCAGCGTGTCGCTGCGCGTGGACCCGCGGCTCCACTTCGAGGGCCCTGCGTTGCTGGACGTGCCCTCGCTGGGCGGCCTGTGCCGGTGGGACTGCCTGTACTACGCGAACATCGCGCTGCACGGGTACCGCGAGCTGTTCTGGACGAACTTCTTCCCGCTCTTCCCGCTGCTGGGGAAGGGGCTGGCGCTGCTCACGGGCCTGTCCATGCCGCATGCCCTCGTGGTGGTGGCGAACCTCGCGGGGCTGGGCGCGCTGGTGGCGGTGTACCGCGTGTTCCTCGAGCTGGATGGCGAGGAGGTGGCGCGGTCAGCGCTGCTGCTGTTCGCCGCGTTCCCGTTCGCCTTCTTCCAGGCGGCCGGCTACCCCGAGTCCCTCATGGTGCTCACCAGCGCGGGGGCGATGCTGCTCGCGCTGCGCGGGCGGCACGTGGCGGCGGGCGCGGTGCTGGGGCTGGGCGTGCTCGCTCGGCACCTCACGATTGTCGCGGGCCTGTCGCTGCTGGCCGCGCAGGTGCGGGAGCGCGGTGCTGCTCCCCGGCGTTTCTTGTCGAGTCTCGCCGTGCTCGGACTGGCGCTGCCCTTCGTGTTCGTGGGGCTCTACATGCTCTACCTGGGGCAGACGCGCGGAGAGCCTCTCGCGTGGTGGACGCACCGCGAGGAGGGCTGGGGGAAGTTCGCCTGGGCCGGACTGGGAGACCTCGGTCGAGGTGGCGCGCTGCCGCTGGAGGTCCACCTCTACGTGCTGTTCTCACTGGTGCCCGGCGTGGGTGCGGTGCTGCTGCTCCGGCAGGCGCGGTGGCGCGTGCTGGCGCCCTTCGCGCTCGGGCTCATGCTGACCATCTGGACGGTGGGGCTGGCGGGCCTCGGCCGCTACGCGGCGTCATGCTGGCCCGCGTTCCTTCCGCTCGGGGCATGGGCGGCCCGGCGCCCTGGAGTGCTGATGCCCGCTGTGCTCGCGGGCGCGCTCCTCCAGGGGCTGTTCCTGTACCTCTACGCGCATTGGTACAACATCAACTGA
- a CDS encoding serine/threonine-protein kinase: protein MNEPTAVSDPRIGSVLQERYRIIERLAAGGMGVIYRGERLEVGRPVAIKFLHAWAARDEDFRKRFHVEARATSRLTHPCCVSVIDFGVDQDSPYMVMDFVTGETLRGLLRDGALPPARALSTVRQVLAGLAHAHAQGIIHRDIKPENIIVTHAVGLGEQVRILDFGLARLRDEVSGLTSGNMLGTPSYMAPEQIQGEPVGPPTDLYATGVLLFELLTGRKPFAASGTAELLRMHREVAPPLLRDVAPDAGFSAELEATLVKALAKAPADRFQSAAEFLAALEAAPALSSAKAGVQDAPTPARSTDASVPSRPTQSGEVSAAAAAVEKRNEPTEVIPAKQPWAASKVSTRQPSLLATARSRATVGVTAGVILLGAGLAWWMASTSSRRSAASGSSSGESREQPRTDSTPTRAWQPVPEALPGIEEVHGHIKAQRRDPALAALKKLAARHPKSAYVRYLEGNVNFDNLRWVDGVASYRAALRNDAAYRNAPVVIQNAIRCLVSDRFHDICQDFLREDLGDAAVPYLEEAARSDPMANVRTRAAALLRRR from the coding sequence ATGAATGAGCCCACTGCCGTTTCGGACCCCCGCATCGGCTCGGTGCTGCAGGAGCGCTACCGCATCATCGAGCGGCTCGCCGCGGGCGGCATGGGCGTCATCTACCGGGGCGAGCGGCTGGAGGTGGGCAGGCCGGTCGCCATCAAGTTCCTCCATGCCTGGGCGGCGCGGGACGAGGACTTCCGGAAGCGGTTCCATGTAGAGGCGCGGGCCACGAGCCGCCTCACCCATCCGTGCTGCGTGTCCGTCATCGACTTCGGCGTGGACCAGGACTCGCCGTACATGGTGATGGATTTCGTCACCGGAGAGACGCTGCGTGGCCTGCTGCGCGACGGAGCGCTGCCGCCGGCCAGGGCGCTGAGCACCGTGCGGCAGGTGCTCGCCGGTCTCGCCCACGCTCATGCGCAGGGCATCATCCACCGGGACATCAAGCCCGAGAACATCATCGTCACCCATGCCGTCGGCCTGGGGGAGCAGGTGCGCATCCTCGACTTCGGGCTGGCCAGGCTCCGGGACGAGGTGTCCGGCCTCACCTCGGGGAACATGCTCGGGACTCCCTCGTACATGGCCCCGGAGCAGATCCAGGGCGAGCCGGTGGGTCCACCCACGGACCTGTACGCCACGGGCGTGCTGCTCTTCGAGCTGCTCACCGGCAGGAAGCCCTTCGCGGCGTCCGGCACCGCGGAGCTGCTGCGCATGCACCGCGAGGTGGCCCCGCCCTTGCTGCGCGACGTGGCCCCCGACGCCGGCTTCTCCGCCGAGCTGGAGGCGACGCTGGTGAAGGCGCTGGCCAAGGCCCCGGCGGACCGCTTCCAGTCCGCGGCGGAGTTCCTGGCCGCGCTCGAGGCGGCTCCAGCGCTCTCCAGCGCGAAGGCGGGAGTGCAGGACGCGCCGACACCGGCTCGGAGTACCGACGCTTCAGTGCCTTCGCGGCCCACGCAGTCGGGGGAAGTCAGCGCGGCGGCGGCGGCGGTCGAGAAGCGGAACGAGCCGACGGAGGTCATCCCCGCGAAGCAGCCCTGGGCCGCGTCCAAGGTCTCCACCCGGCAACCGTCGTTGCTCGCGACGGCGCGCTCACGCGCGACGGTGGGAGTCACGGCAGGCGTCATCCTGCTCGGGGCGGGCCTCGCCTGGTGGATGGCGTCAACGTCCTCGCGGCGCTCGGCCGCCTCGGGTTCGTCGAGCGGGGAGTCGCGGGAGCAGCCCCGGACGGACTCGACGCCCACGCGCGCCTGGCAGCCCGTTCCTGAAGCGCTCCCCGGTATCGAGGAGGTGCACGGGCACATCAAGGCCCAGCGAAGGGACCCGGCCCTGGCGGCCTTGAAGAAGCTGGCCGCGAGGCACCCGAAGAGCGCCTACGTCCGCTACCTGGAAGGCAACGTCAACTTCGACAACCTCCGCTGGGTGGACGGCGTGGCGTCGTACCGGGCCGCGCTGCGCAACGACGCCGCGTACCGGAACGCGCCCGTCGTCATCCAGAACGCCATCCGCTGCCTCGTCAGCGACCGGTTCCACGACATCTGCCAGGACTTCCTCCGCGAGGATCTGGGCGACGCCGCCGTGCCGTACCTGGAGGAGGCCGCCCGCTCCGACCCCATGGCCAACGTGCGGACCCGGGCCGCGGCGCTGCTCCGCCGGCGTTAG
- a CDS encoding quinone oxidoreductase family protein, whose product MKALVFDRIGSPLEVLQLREVPVPEVGEGHVLVRMVSASINPGDFLFIQSLYPEPAKPVLPGQIAGNHGAGIVARVGRGVSLEPGTLVAFSHVDTWAEYVVVPSERLIPLPPDYPLEKAAQFFNLISAWDLLEESRVQPGQWLALTAGNSTVATMLLQLARARGVKVVSLVRRVQPRLDLKALGASEVLELSGGTQGVGQRLLELTGGQGVSGIIDCVGGPLLGELIRSSAFGGQVIVYGGYSAQKFELHNFDILMKGLRLGAYVYRYFFEPPKPEDLPMLRNIAALSAPASFKVPIAEAHSLEDFKSAIEESVLRPEAGKRFFKG is encoded by the coding sequence ATGAAGGCGCTCGTGTTCGACAGGATTGGTTCGCCGTTGGAGGTGCTTCAGCTGCGCGAGGTCCCGGTTCCCGAAGTGGGAGAGGGACACGTCCTCGTCAGGATGGTCTCCGCTTCAATCAACCCGGGAGACTTCCTCTTCATCCAGAGCCTGTACCCGGAGCCGGCGAAGCCCGTGCTGCCGGGGCAGATTGCCGGCAACCACGGGGCGGGAATCGTCGCCAGGGTGGGGAGGGGCGTCTCGCTGGAGCCGGGAACGCTCGTGGCGTTCAGCCATGTCGATACCTGGGCTGAGTACGTCGTGGTTCCCTCGGAGCGGCTGATTCCGCTGCCTCCGGACTACCCCCTCGAGAAGGCGGCCCAGTTCTTCAATCTCATCTCCGCGTGGGACCTGCTCGAGGAGTCCCGCGTGCAGCCCGGCCAGTGGCTGGCGCTGACGGCTGGGAACTCGACCGTGGCGACGATGCTCCTGCAGCTGGCCAGGGCGCGGGGCGTGAAGGTCGTGTCCCTGGTCAGGCGGGTGCAGCCGCGGCTCGACCTGAAGGCCCTGGGGGCTTCGGAGGTCCTCGAGCTGTCGGGCGGGACACAGGGCGTGGGTCAGCGGCTCCTCGAGCTCACGGGAGGGCAGGGCGTCAGCGGCATCATCGACTGCGTGGGCGGGCCGCTGCTGGGGGAGCTGATCCGCAGCAGCGCCTTCGGCGGGCAGGTCATCGTGTACGGCGGCTACAGCGCGCAGAAGTTCGAGCTGCACAACTTCGACATCCTCATGAAGGGCCTGCGCCTCGGGGCGTACGTGTACCGGTACTTCTTCGAGCCGCCGAAGCCGGAGGACCTGCCGATGCTCCGCAACATCGCGGCGCTGTCCGCGCCCGCGAGCTTCAAGGTCCCCATCGCCGAGGCGCACTCGCTGGAGGACTTCAAGAGCGCGATTGAAGAGAGCGTCCTCCGGCCAGAGGCCGGGAAGCGGTTCTTCAAGGGGTAA
- a CDS encoding VOC family protein, with translation MIDHTGIGVADMARSAAFYDAALGALGLRRSMQLPPNEGTDGIGYGLDYPVFWIDRYHPHGVKQHTAFAAKSRAEVDAFHAAALKAGGTDNGPPGIRSTSKGNPPGYYAAFVLDPDGNNIEAVFRER, from the coding sequence ATGATCGACCACACAGGCATCGGTGTCGCGGACATGGCCCGCTCCGCCGCCTTCTACGATGCGGCGCTGGGTGCGCTCGGCCTCCGCCGGTCCATGCAGCTTCCTCCGAATGAGGGGACCGATGGCATCGGCTATGGGCTCGACTACCCGGTCTTCTGGATCGACCGCTATCACCCGCATGGCGTGAAGCAGCACACGGCCTTCGCGGCGAAGAGCCGCGCCGAGGTCGACGCCTTCCACGCCGCCGCCCTGAAGGCCGGTGGGACGGACAACGGCCCGCCCGGAATCCGCTCGACTTCCAAGGGCAACCCGCCGGGCTACTACGCCGCCTTCGTGCTCGATCCGGACGGCAACAACATCGAGGCCGTCTTCCGCGAGCGCTGA
- a CDS encoding LysR family transcriptional regulator — MHGIYGRNLDLNLLRVFVVVAEAGSVTAAADRLYLTQPAVSAALRRLATTVGVPLFVRSGRGLALTTRGERLLASARPHLGALVDAALSPATFDPKTSERTVRLGLSDVTEAWLLPPLLRILAKEAPRMRLVVLPVQFRTVAEALATSAVDLAVTVADELPAGTRRLELFNKGFACVYDPRHARVGKRLTLERYLEHEHVIVSYNGDLRGVVEDHFGVQRRVRVSVPTFQSIGALVDGSALLATVPLVVARDILALRPHLRTTAVPLPLQGTPLEVLWRGAVEDDEAIRFIRERMVEVTKQLRLGE; from the coding sequence ATGCATGGCATCTATGGAAGGAACCTGGACCTCAACCTGCTCCGTGTGTTCGTGGTCGTCGCGGAGGCGGGCAGCGTGACGGCGGCGGCGGACCGCCTCTACCTCACGCAGCCGGCGGTGAGCGCGGCGCTGCGGCGGCTGGCGACCACCGTGGGGGTGCCGCTGTTCGTGCGCTCGGGACGGGGCCTGGCGCTCACCACGCGCGGCGAGCGCCTGCTCGCTTCCGCGCGACCACACCTGGGGGCGCTGGTCGACGCCGCGCTGTCACCGGCGACGTTCGACCCGAAGACGAGCGAGCGGACGGTGCGGCTCGGCCTCTCGGATGTCACGGAGGCCTGGCTGCTGCCGCCGCTCCTGCGAATCCTCGCGAAGGAGGCGCCGCGGATGCGGCTGGTGGTGCTCCCGGTGCAGTTCCGCACCGTGGCGGAGGCGCTGGCCACCTCGGCCGTGGACCTCGCGGTGACAGTGGCGGACGAGCTGCCCGCGGGCACGCGGCGCCTGGAGCTGTTCAACAAGGGGTTCGCGTGCGTGTACGACCCGCGCCACGCTCGCGTCGGCAAGCGCCTCACGCTGGAGCGCTACCTGGAGCACGAGCACGTCATCGTCTCCTACAACGGGGACCTGCGGGGCGTCGTCGAGGACCACTTCGGCGTGCAGCGCCGGGTGCGCGTGTCGGTGCCCACGTTCCAGAGCATCGGGGCCCTCGTGGACGGCAGCGCCCTGCTCGCCACGGTGCCGCTGGTCGTGGCGCGCGACATCCTTGCCCTCCGCCCACACCTCCGGACGACGGCGGTCCCCCTTCCGCTGCAAGGCACGCCGCTGGAGGTGCTCTGGCGAGGCGCGGTCGAGGATGACGAGGCCATCCGCTTCATCCGCGAGCGCATGGTGGAGGTGACGAAGCAGCTGCGGCTCGGGGAGTGA